From one Bordetella genomosp. 9 genomic stretch:
- a CDS encoding LysR family transcriptional regulator codes for MPASPTPPASDALITPELLLLVDAIARHGSFAKAAREMGKVPSAVTYAIRGLEDRLDVLLFDRSGHRAVLTPAGQALLDDGRLLLKSLEDLTRRVRRISTGWELELRIAVNGVLPWPPLYDLIEEFQTLGSTTKLRFTSEVLSGTWDTLAGGRADLLIGGDAALAPPGRFATQPLGEVHMLFCVAPHHPLAQATGPLAPADIGAHCAVVVADTSRALPPLTRNLLDTQQRVVMPTMQAKIDAQIRGVGCGYIPRMLAAPYLDQGLLVAKATRDGDLHERLACAWRAPAQGEALKWWLKKLESPRLRGSLVDAPAAGHPTRG; via the coding sequence ATGCCCGCCTCCCCTACGCCGCCGGCTTCCGACGCGCTGATCACCCCCGAATTGCTGCTGCTGGTCGACGCGATCGCGCGGCACGGCAGCTTCGCCAAGGCGGCGCGCGAAATGGGCAAGGTGCCCTCGGCCGTCACCTACGCCATCCGCGGCCTGGAAGACCGCCTGGACGTATTGCTGTTCGACCGCAGCGGCCATCGCGCCGTGCTGACGCCGGCCGGCCAGGCCCTGCTGGATGACGGCCGCCTGCTGCTGAAATCGCTGGAAGACCTGACCCGCCGCGTCCGCCGCATCTCCACCGGCTGGGAGCTGGAACTGCGCATCGCCGTCAACGGCGTGCTGCCGTGGCCGCCGCTGTACGACCTGATCGAAGAGTTCCAGACGCTCGGCAGCACCACCAAGCTGCGCTTCACCAGCGAAGTGCTGAGCGGGACCTGGGACACCCTGGCGGGCGGGCGCGCGGACCTGCTGATCGGCGGCGATGCCGCGCTGGCGCCTCCCGGGCGTTTCGCCACCCAGCCCCTGGGCGAGGTGCATATGCTGTTCTGCGTGGCGCCGCACCACCCGCTGGCCCAGGCCACCGGGCCGCTGGCGCCGGCGGACATCGGCGCGCACTGCGCCGTCGTGGTGGCCGATACGTCGCGCGCCCTGCCCCCCTTGACGCGCAACCTGCTGGATACCCAGCAACGCGTGGTCATGCCCACCATGCAGGCCAAGATAGACGCGCAGATCCGCGGCGTGGGCTGCGGCTACATACCCAGGATGCTGGCCGCGCCGTACCTGGACCAGGGACTGCTGGTGGCAAAGGCCACCCGCGACGGCGACCTGCACGAACGCCTGGCTTGCGCCTGGCGCGCGCCGGCGCAGGGCGAAGCGCTGAAATGGTGGTTGAAGAAGCTGGAATCGCCGCGCCTGCGCGGCAGCCTGGTGGACGCGCCGGCCGCCGGGCACCCGACGCGCGGCTGA
- the ntrC gene encoding nitrogen regulation protein NR(I): protein MKPVWIVDDDQAIRWVLEKALARAGINTRSFSQANDVLTALEGDEPAALVSDIRMPGGNGLDLLRQIKESHPALPVIVMTAFADLDSTVSAFQGGAFDYLAKPFDVNEAVSLIQRAAQESVDGQDGEASGAQAESGERWMMTQSASPAMQEIFRAIGRLAQSKVTVLITGESGTGKELVARALHGHGARAKGPFVALNAAAIPRDLLEAELFGHERGAFTGANTLRRGRFEEAHGGTLFLDEIGDMPIELQTRLLRVLAEGTFYRVGGAQPVRVDVRIVAATHQPLEQRVEQGLFREDLFHRLNVIRLRLPPLRERVEDIPALAQHFLTLSARQLGVSAKRLTPEALAVLTQFDFPGNVRQLENFCHWLTVMAPGQTIERADLPPEIRAMEGGAPSQPGTLQPATPRVISAVPATAGAPAADASPQNWQESLLRDAQNRLDRGEPAIMATLTRQFERILLQTALQASRGRRVEAASRLGIGRNTITRKLRDLGMEDE from the coding sequence ATGAAACCTGTATGGATCGTAGACGATGACCAGGCAATACGCTGGGTCCTGGAAAAGGCCCTGGCGCGGGCCGGCATCAACACCCGCAGCTTCTCCCAGGCCAACGATGTCCTGACGGCGCTCGAAGGCGACGAGCCGGCGGCGCTGGTATCGGACATCCGCATGCCGGGCGGCAACGGCCTGGACCTGCTCAGGCAGATCAAGGAAAGCCATCCCGCGCTGCCCGTCATCGTGATGACGGCCTTCGCGGACCTGGATAGCACTGTATCGGCCTTCCAGGGCGGCGCGTTCGATTACCTGGCCAAGCCCTTCGACGTCAATGAAGCGGTTTCGCTGATCCAGCGGGCGGCGCAGGAGTCGGTGGACGGCCAGGACGGCGAGGCCTCCGGCGCGCAAGCCGAATCGGGCGAACGCTGGATGATGACCCAGTCGGCGTCGCCTGCCATGCAGGAGATCTTCCGCGCCATCGGGCGCCTGGCGCAGTCCAAGGTCACGGTCCTGATCACCGGCGAGTCCGGCACCGGCAAGGAGCTGGTGGCGCGGGCGCTGCACGGCCACGGCGCGCGCGCCAAGGGACCGTTCGTCGCCCTGAACGCCGCGGCGATTCCGCGCGACCTGCTGGAAGCCGAATTGTTCGGCCATGAACGTGGCGCCTTCACCGGCGCCAATACGCTGCGCCGGGGGCGCTTCGAAGAAGCCCACGGCGGCACGCTGTTCCTGGACGAAATCGGCGATATGCCGATCGAATTGCAGACGCGCCTGTTGCGCGTGCTGGCCGAAGGCACGTTCTACCGCGTCGGCGGCGCCCAACCCGTGCGGGTGGACGTGCGCATCGTCGCCGCGACCCACCAGCCGCTGGAGCAGCGCGTCGAACAAGGCCTGTTCCGCGAGGACCTGTTCCATCGCCTGAACGTCATACGCCTGCGCCTGCCGCCTTTGCGCGAACGGGTCGAGGACATCCCCGCGCTGGCGCAGCATTTCCTGACCTTGAGCGCGCGCCAGCTGGGCGTGTCCGCCAAGCGGCTGACGCCCGAGGCGCTGGCCGTGCTGACCCAGTTCGACTTCCCCGGCAACGTGCGCCAGCTGGAGAACTTCTGCCACTGGCTGACCGTGATGGCGCCGGGCCAGACCATCGAGCGCGCCGACCTGCCGCCGGAAATCCGCGCCATGGAAGGCGGCGCGCCGTCGCAGCCGGGCACGCTGCAGCCGGCCACGCCGCGCGTCATATCAGCCGTACCCGCCACGGCGGGAGCGCCGGCCGCGGATGCCTCGCCGCAGAACTGGCAGGAGTCGCTGTTGCGCGATGCGCAGAACCGGCTGGATCGCGGCGAGCCGGCGATCATGGCGACGCTGACGCGGCAGTTCGAGCGGATACTGCTGCAGACGGCCCTGCAGGCCAGCCGCGGGCGGCGTGTCGAAGCCGCGTCGCGCCTGGGCATCGGCCGCAACACCATCACGCGCAAGCTGCGCGATCTCGGGATGGAAGACGAATAG
- the glnL gene encoding nitrogen regulation protein NR(II): MNVEAFELLATSVLLVDERGCIEYANAAAEDLLGRSRRQLTGQPAESLFDDREAMHSSIDLAKAGNVADVRQMTSLRRGAESVGVAVTTVALMGQPWPVLIEVREIELRVTADRNHRLVDEIETHRQLLRNLAHEVKNPLGGLRGAAQLLEGELPDPALAEYTQVIISEADRLQALVDRLIGPQRVPLNARAVNIHEICERVSALIQAEFRDGLTIVRDYDASMPDLQGDAARLMQAVLNVARNAAQELSIQPAGGDAPPPQITLRTRVARRVMLAHRQHRLAAVLSIIDNGPGVPEHIRDRIFHPLVTARPGGTGLGLSLAQDFVQQHGGIIEFESRPRHTEFRLVLPMESA, encoded by the coding sequence ATGAATGTAGAAGCCTTTGAACTGCTCGCGACATCGGTACTGCTGGTCGACGAGCGGGGTTGTATCGAATATGCGAATGCGGCGGCCGAGGATCTGCTGGGCCGCTCGCGTCGCCAGCTGACCGGCCAGCCGGCCGAGTCGTTGTTCGACGACCGCGAGGCCATGCATTCGTCGATCGATCTGGCGAAGGCCGGCAATGTCGCCGACGTTCGCCAGATGACGTCGCTGCGACGCGGAGCCGAGTCGGTCGGCGTCGCGGTGACCACCGTCGCCTTGATGGGCCAGCCCTGGCCCGTGCTGATCGAGGTGCGTGAAATCGAACTGCGGGTGACCGCCGACCGCAATCACCGGCTGGTCGACGAGATCGAAACGCACCGGCAGTTGCTGCGCAACCTGGCGCATGAAGTGAAGAATCCGCTGGGGGGCCTGCGTGGCGCCGCCCAATTGCTGGAAGGCGAATTGCCCGATCCGGCGCTGGCGGAATATACCCAGGTGATCATATCGGAGGCCGACCGCCTGCAGGCGCTGGTCGACCGCCTCATCGGGCCGCAGCGCGTACCCCTGAACGCGCGGGCGGTGAATATCCACGAAATCTGCGAACGCGTCAGCGCCCTGATCCAGGCCGAGTTCCGTGACGGCCTGACCATCGTGCGCGACTACGACGCGTCCATGCCCGATCTGCAAGGCGACGCCGCGCGCCTGATGCAGGCCGTGCTGAACGTGGCGCGCAACGCGGCGCAGGAATTGTCCATCCAGCCGGCTGGCGGCGACGCGCCGCCGCCGCAGATCACGCTGCGCACGCGTGTGGCGCGGCGGGTCATGCTGGCCCATCGCCAGCACCGCTTGGCCGCCGTGCTGTCCATTATCGATAACGGTCCCGGTGTGCCGGAACACATCCGCGACCGCATTTTCCATCCGCTCGTTACCGCGCGTCCCGGCGGCACGGGCCTGGGCCTGAGCCTGGCCCAGGACTTCGTGCAGCAGCACGGCGGCATCATCGAATTCGAATCCCGACCCAGGCACACTGAATTCCGCCTGGTCCTGCCGATGGAATCCGCATGA
- the glnA gene encoding type I glutamate--ammonia ligase, with protein sequence MASPKEVLKQIADAEVKFVDFRFTDTAGREHHVSVPSHVIDEDKFESGHAFDGSSIPGWKGIEASDMLLIPDATTARIDPFMEETTLILTCDVVEPSDMKGYSRDPRSLAKRAEAYLKASGIGDTAYFGPEPEFFVFDGVTWNTDMSGTFVKIKSEEAPWSTGVEFEGGNLGHRPLVKGGYFPVPPVDSFQDMRSEMCLLLEQQGVPVEVHHHEVAAPGQLEIGTKFSTLVQRADWNQVLKYVVHNVAHAYGKTATFMPKPVVGDNGSGMHVHQSIWKDGQNLFAGNGYAGLSEFALYYIGGIIKHARALNAITNPGTNSYKRLVPHFEAPVKLAYSARNRSASIRIPYVGNPKGRRIETRFPDPLANPYLAFSALMMAGLDGVQNKIHPGDPADKNLYDLPPEEDAKIPTVCSSLDQALEALDKDREFLTRGGVFTDDMLDGYLALKEQEVQRLRMTTHPVEFDMYYSL encoded by the coding sequence ATGGCAAGTCCTAAAGAAGTCCTGAAACAGATTGCTGACGCGGAAGTCAAGTTCGTCGACTTCCGTTTCACCGACACCGCCGGCCGCGAGCACCACGTGTCGGTGCCGTCCCACGTGATCGACGAAGACAAGTTTGAAAGCGGCCACGCGTTCGACGGCTCCTCGATCCCGGGCTGGAAGGGCATCGAAGCCTCCGACATGCTGCTGATCCCGGACGCCACCACGGCCCGGATCGATCCGTTCATGGAAGAAACCACCCTGATCCTGACCTGCGACGTCGTCGAACCGTCGGACATGAAGGGTTATTCCCGTGATCCCCGCTCGCTGGCCAAGCGCGCCGAAGCCTACCTGAAGGCCTCCGGTATCGGCGACACCGCTTACTTCGGTCCGGAACCGGAATTCTTCGTGTTCGACGGCGTGACGTGGAACACCGACATGTCGGGCACCTTCGTCAAGATCAAGTCGGAAGAAGCGCCCTGGTCCACCGGCGTGGAATTCGAAGGCGGCAACCTGGGTCATCGTCCGCTGGTCAAGGGCGGCTATTTCCCCGTGCCCCCGGTCGACTCCTTCCAGGACATGCGTTCGGAAATGTGCCTGCTGCTCGAACAGCAAGGCGTGCCGGTCGAAGTGCACCACCATGAAGTGGCGGCGCCCGGCCAGCTGGAAATCGGTACCAAGTTCAGCACGCTGGTCCAGCGCGCCGACTGGAACCAGGTCCTGAAGTACGTCGTGCACAACGTGGCGCACGCCTACGGCAAGACCGCCACCTTCATGCCCAAGCCCGTCGTCGGCGACAACGGTTCCGGCATGCACGTGCACCAGTCGATCTGGAAGGACGGCCAGAACCTGTTCGCCGGCAACGGCTACGCCGGCCTGTCCGAGTTCGCGCTGTACTACATCGGCGGCATCATCAAGCATGCCCGCGCGCTGAACGCGATCACCAACCCTGGCACGAACTCCTACAAGCGTCTGGTTCCTCACTTCGAGGCGCCGGTCAAGCTGGCCTACTCGGCGCGCAACCGTTCGGCTTCGATCCGCATTCCGTACGTCGGCAACCCCAAGGGCCGCCGTATCGAAACGCGCTTCCCGGATCCCCTGGCCAACCCGTACCTGGCTTTCTCGGCGCTGATGATGGCCGGCCTGGACGGCGTCCAGAACAAGATCCACCCGGGCGACCCGGCCGACAAGAACCTGTACGACCTGCCGCCGGAAGAAGACGCCAAGATCCCGACCGTTTGCTCGTCGCTGGATCAGGCCTTGGAAGCGCTGGACAAGGATCGCGAGTTCCTGACGCGCGGCGGTGTGTTCACCGACGACATGCTGGACGGCTATCTGGCGTTGAAGGAGCAGGAAGTGCAGCGTCTGCGCATGACGACGCACCCTGTCGAATTCGACATGTACTACAGCCTGTGA
- the hemW gene encoding radical SAM family heme chaperone HemW → MPITIPIRPAGAAPVPGHAAAAGLLRPGLTSLPPLSVYVHVPWCVRKCPYCDFNSHAADGDIPERAYLDALRADLEQALPQIWGRQVISVFLGGGTPSLLSAAGLDELLAMLRAYLNLWPDAEITMEANPGTAEAGRFRDYAASGVNRLSLGIQSFDDAQLRALGRIHDAGQARRAIAMAQAAVPRVNLDLMFALPGQTLQACQADVREALSHGTEHLSLYHLTMEPNTVFAKFPPEHLPDDDTAAAMQDEVEALAAQAGLARYEVSAYARPGARCRHNVNYWEFGDYLGIGPGAHGKLSFHDRILREARTRNPERWMAAAVARDGSHIAESREIAADELPFEFMLNVLRLKEGVPATYFAERTGVSLAAIAHQLEAATGKGLLDADPTRLKATPRGWAFLNDLQALFLN, encoded by the coding sequence ATGCCCATCACCATACCGATCCGGCCGGCCGGCGCCGCCCCCGTACCCGGCCACGCCGCGGCGGCGGGGCTCCTGCGCCCCGGCCTGACCAGCCTGCCGCCCTTGTCCGTTTACGTGCATGTGCCGTGGTGCGTGCGCAAGTGCCCCTATTGCGATTTCAATTCGCACGCGGCCGACGGCGACATCCCGGAACGCGCCTACCTGGACGCCCTGCGCGCCGACCTGGAGCAGGCGCTGCCGCAGATCTGGGGCCGCCAGGTGATCTCGGTGTTCCTGGGCGGCGGCACGCCCAGCCTGCTGTCGGCCGCGGGCCTGGACGAACTGCTGGCGATGCTGCGCGCCTACCTGAACCTGTGGCCGGACGCCGAAATCACCATGGAGGCCAATCCGGGCACGGCCGAGGCCGGCCGCTTCCGGGACTACGCCGCCAGCGGGGTGAACCGGCTGTCGCTGGGCATCCAAAGCTTCGACGACGCGCAGTTGCGCGCGCTGGGCCGCATCCACGACGCCGGCCAGGCTCGCCGGGCGATCGCCATGGCGCAGGCCGCGGTGCCCCGCGTCAACCTGGACCTGATGTTCGCGCTGCCAGGACAGACGCTGCAGGCCTGCCAGGCCGACGTCCGCGAGGCTCTGTCGCATGGCACCGAGCACCTGTCCCTGTACCACCTGACGATGGAGCCGAACACGGTCTTCGCGAAATTCCCGCCCGAACACCTGCCGGACGACGACACGGCGGCCGCCATGCAGGACGAGGTGGAAGCCCTGGCCGCCCAGGCCGGCCTGGCGCGCTACGAGGTATCCGCCTATGCGCGGCCCGGCGCGCGCTGCCGCCACAATGTGAATTATTGGGAATTCGGCGACTATCTGGGCATCGGACCCGGCGCGCACGGCAAACTTTCATTTCACGACCGTATCCTGCGCGAAGCCCGTACCCGCAATCCGGAACGCTGGATGGCCGCCGCGGTGGCGCGCGACGGCTCGCACATCGCCGAGTCGCGCGAAATCGCCGCGGATGAGCTGCCCTTCGAGTTCATGCTGAATGTGCTGCGCCTGAAGGAGGGCGTGCCGGCGACGTATTTCGCCGAGCGCACCGGCGTGTCGCTGGCCGCGATCGCGCACCAACTGGAGGCGGCCACGGGCAAGGGTTTGCTGGACGCCGACCCGACCCGGTTGAAGGCAACGCCTCGCGGTTGGGCGTTCCTCAACGACCTTCAAGCACTGTTTTTGAACTGA
- the rdgB gene encoding RdgB/HAM1 family non-canonical purine NTP pyrophosphatase, whose protein sequence is MASDSVPGIRRVVLASGNAGKLREFSALFAPLGIELIPQGQLGVPEAPEPHCTFIENALEKARHASRVTGLPALADDSGLCVDALGGAPGVYSARYASMNGGEKSDAANNAMLVRELAGQPDRRACYIAVLAMVRAADDPRPLLGEGVWYGEIADAPRGEHGFGYDPHFYLPDLGKTAAELAPAEKNAVSHRAQALRELMAKLQRAAR, encoded by the coding sequence ATGGCTTCAGACTCAGTACCCGGTATCCGCCGCGTGGTGCTCGCCTCCGGCAACGCCGGCAAGCTGCGTGAATTCTCCGCGCTGTTCGCGCCGCTGGGCATCGAATTGATTCCGCAGGGCCAGCTGGGCGTGCCCGAGGCCCCCGAGCCGCATTGCACGTTCATCGAGAACGCGCTGGAAAAGGCGCGCCACGCCAGCCGGGTGACCGGCCTGCCGGCCCTGGCGGACGATTCCGGCCTGTGCGTGGATGCCCTGGGCGGCGCGCCCGGGGTGTATTCCGCCCGCTATGCCAGCATGAACGGCGGCGAGAAATCCGACGCGGCCAACAACGCCATGCTGGTCCGCGAACTGGCCGGGCAGCCGGACCGCCGCGCCTGTTATATCGCCGTCCTGGCCATGGTGCGCGCGGCCGACGACCCGCGGCCCTTGCTGGGCGAGGGCGTCTGGTACGGCGAAATCGCCGATGCGCCGCGCGGTGAGCACGGTTTCGGCTACGACCCGCATTTCTATCTGCCCGACCTGGGCAAGACGGCCGCCGAACTGGCGCCCGCCGAAAAGAACGCCGTCAGCCACCGCGCGCAGGCCTTGCGCGAGCTGATGGCGAAGTTGCAGCGCGCCGCGCGCTGA
- a CDS encoding EAL domain-containing protein — MHASVPSALPAAGPPAVLSPLSLLDEILRSGRLSALYQPVIDLANSRVYGYESLIRGPVDSEFHMPEALFGEARRRGVHPLVEHASATSGMRSFQDAEPPAGSNLFLNMSASALLHFWLQWGEAMPARLLDGCALEPGRIIIELTEHDPAFPDMRVLTRILRALRAHGMRLALDDYGVGHGSLQLWSEAQPDLVKIDRYFFHGIAQDERRQKLVRAVLSVAQCLGTPTIAEGVETAEDLAVVRDLGIRYAQGWFLGYPAARPHGDVTPQVRQVLEQRAPARGAARVPGATAATLRVQAPSVSPSRHTNDDVHRLFDEHKSLHAVAVVDDDNRPLGIINRRDFTDRYAQRYTRELFGRDGCTTFMNGEPVLVDVHASIDQLSHVLVSDDQRYLVDGFIITRDGNYDGLGTGEALVRSVTEMRIEAARYANPLTSLPGNIPISQHIGSLLEGGVEFVTGYCDLNHFKPFNDVYGYWRGDDMIQLCATVIRSHCDPQRDFVGHVGGDDFVILFRSADWRERAERIIHDFNRNAIDLYDDEGRARGGIEAEDRYGVMRSFPFVTLSIGALYVSPQSGVRIRPEDIASAAARVKHQVKHGDVPLVVEPYLAPGG; from the coding sequence ATGCACGCGTCCGTTCCTTCCGCTCTCCCGGCTGCCGGCCCTCCCGCCGTCCTGTCTCCCCTGAGCCTGCTGGACGAGATCCTGCGGTCCGGACGCCTGAGCGCGCTGTACCAGCCGGTGATCGATTTGGCCAACAGCCGCGTCTACGGCTACGAGAGCCTGATCCGCGGTCCCGTCGATAGCGAATTCCACATGCCGGAGGCGCTGTTCGGCGAAGCCCGCCGCCGCGGCGTGCATCCGCTGGTCGAACACGCCAGCGCCACCAGCGGCATGCGCTCCTTCCAGGACGCCGAGCCGCCGGCCGGCAGCAACCTGTTCCTGAACATGTCGGCCTCGGCCCTGCTGCATTTCTGGCTGCAATGGGGCGAGGCGATGCCGGCCCGCCTGCTGGACGGCTGCGCCCTGGAGCCCGGGCGGATCATCATCGAATTGACCGAGCACGATCCGGCCTTTCCGGACATGCGCGTGCTGACCCGCATCCTGCGCGCCCTGCGCGCGCATGGCATGCGGCTGGCGCTGGACGACTACGGCGTGGGCCATGGCAGCCTGCAGCTGTGGTCCGAGGCGCAGCCGGACCTGGTCAAGATAGACCGCTATTTCTTCCATGGCATCGCGCAGGACGAGCGGCGGCAGAAGCTGGTGCGCGCCGTCCTTTCGGTGGCGCAATGCCTGGGTACGCCGACGATCGCCGAAGGCGTCGAAACCGCGGAGGACCTGGCCGTCGTCCGCGACCTGGGCATCCGCTACGCCCAGGGCTGGTTCCTGGGCTATCCCGCGGCGCGCCCGCATGGCGACGTGACGCCGCAGGTGCGCCAGGTATTGGAGCAGCGTGCGCCCGCGCGCGGCGCGGCCCGCGTCCCGGGCGCGACGGCGGCCACGCTGCGCGTGCAGGCGCCTTCGGTCTCGCCCAGCCGCCATACCAACGACGACGTCCACCGGCTGTTCGACGAACACAAGTCGCTGCACGCCGTGGCCGTGGTCGACGACGACAACCGGCCGCTGGGCATCATCAACCGCCGCGACTTCACCGACCGCTACGCACAGCGCTATACGCGCGAGCTGTTCGGGCGCGACGGCTGCACCACCTTCATGAACGGCGAACCGGTGCTGGTGGACGTGCATGCCTCCATCGACCAGCTCAGCCATGTGTTGGTGTCGGACGACCAGCGCTACCTGGTCGACGGGTTCATCATCACCCGCGACGGCAACTACGACGGCCTGGGCACCGGCGAAGCCCTGGTGCGCTCGGTGACCGAAATGCGGATCGAAGCCGCGCGCTACGCGAATCCGCTGACTTCCCTGCCCGGCAACATTCCCATCAGCCAGCATATCGGCAGCCTGCTGGAAGGCGGCGTGGAGTTCGTGACCGGCTATTGCGACCTGAACCACTTCAAACCGTTCAACGACGTGTATGGCTATTGGCGCGGCGACGACATGATCCAGCTGTGCGCGACGGTCATCCGCAGCCACTGCGATCCGCAGCGGGATTTCGTCGGCCATGTGGGCGGCGACGATTTCGTGATCCTGTTCCGCAGCGCCGACTGGCGCGAGCGCGCCGAACGCATCATCCACGACTTCAATCGCAACGCGATCGACCTGTACGACGACGAAGGCCGCGCGCGCGGCGGGATCGAAGCGGAAGACCGCTATGGGGTCATGCGGTCATTCCCCTTCGTCACGCTGAGCATCGGCGCCCTGTACGTCTCGCCCCAGTCAGGCGTGCGCATCCGCCCGGAAGACATCGCCTCGGCGGCCGCCCGCGTGAAGCACCAGGTCAAGCATGGAGACGTTCCGCTCGTCGTCGAGCCCTACCTGGCGCCCGGCGGCTGA
- a CDS encoding methyl-accepting chemotaxis protein has protein sequence MRNKLSVNLALTIVLALFVTLFVAAGAAAIALLRENRAWVEELGRDNIERASELGNVSSAVFQARAALVDAKTYMEGGRIPERDQMVAVVDRFLRDARQGVERLRALPYANTEGKPLYDAALRAYARLVDDCLTPMRKAIQGFNGVEVNRLNDQVLPGAAEAYVKAEGAFQRYTRAQGAAAIAEVAHMQDAAVYSAAGLALFVLLLAVGIRVVLHRSLLRPLREAGGHFDRIADGDLTQPIAAGGRNEIGILFSAMSRMQGGLSGAVGSVRLAVDDIHSDMRALAAGGVQLSERTAEQAGMLQETAAGMSTLAVTVNATSENAERASAQSQRVAALAEQGAQAVDRVVARMQDIADSARRIGDIVGVVDGIAFQTNLLALNAAVEAARAGESGRGFAVVAGEVRTLAQRSAGAAREIKSLIAGSADHVDAGVREVGAAGQTIGDMRVAVAQVTALVQEISQAAAEQAAGIGAMHEAMSGLDRNTQENAALAEETAAAVAALEGRAERLRQAVEVFRLARAGSVDTASAAGRQVGLDDERNVSMLDLVLHAGGRRGDVFRADAHA, from the coding sequence ATGCGGAACAAATTGAGTGTGAACCTGGCGCTGACGATCGTGCTGGCGCTTTTCGTGACGCTGTTCGTCGCGGCGGGCGCGGCGGCGATCGCCTTGCTGCGCGAGAACCGCGCCTGGGTGGAAGAACTCGGGCGCGACAATATCGAGCGCGCCAGCGAACTGGGTAACGTCAGCAGCGCGGTATTCCAGGCCCGCGCCGCGCTGGTCGATGCCAAGACCTATATGGAAGGCGGCCGTATACCGGAGCGCGACCAGATGGTCGCGGTGGTCGACCGATTCCTGCGCGATGCCCGCCAGGGCGTCGAGCGCCTGCGGGCGCTGCCCTATGCCAATACCGAAGGCAAGCCGCTGTACGACGCCGCCCTGCGGGCCTACGCGAGGCTGGTCGACGATTGCCTGACGCCCATGCGCAAGGCCATCCAGGGCTTCAACGGCGTGGAGGTGAATCGGCTGAACGACCAGGTCCTGCCCGGCGCCGCGGAAGCCTACGTCAAGGCGGAAGGCGCTTTCCAGCGCTACACCCGGGCGCAGGGCGCCGCGGCTATCGCGGAAGTGGCGCATATGCAGGACGCCGCCGTCTATAGCGCGGCGGGCCTGGCCTTGTTCGTGCTGCTGCTGGCCGTCGGCATCCGCGTGGTGCTGCATCGTTCGCTGCTGCGGCCGCTGCGCGAGGCGGGCGGCCATTTCGACCGCATCGCGGACGGCGACCTGACGCAGCCCATCGCGGCGGGCGGGCGGAACGAGATCGGCATCCTGTTTTCCGCAATGAGCCGCATGCAGGGCGGCTTGTCCGGCGCGGTCGGCTCGGTACGCCTGGCGGTGGACGATATCCATTCCGATATGCGCGCGCTGGCGGCCGGCGGCGTCCAGCTGTCCGAGCGCACCGCCGAGCAGGCCGGCATGCTGCAGGAAACGGCGGCCGGCATGTCGACCCTGGCGGTCACGGTGAACGCCACGTCGGAAAACGCCGAGCGCGCCAGCGCCCAGTCGCAGCGCGTCGCGGCGCTGGCGGAGCAGGGCGCGCAGGCGGTGGACCGCGTGGTCGCGCGCATGCAGGATATCGCCGACAGCGCGCGCCGCATCGGCGATATCGTCGGGGTGGTCGACGGCATCGCGTTCCAGACCAATCTGCTGGCCTTGAACGCCGCCGTGGAAGCGGCGCGCGCCGGCGAATCCGGCCGAGGGTTCGCGGTGGTGGCCGGCGAAGTGCGCACGCTGGCGCAGCGCAGCGCCGGCGCCGCGCGCGAAATCAAGTCCTTGATCGCCGGCTCGGCGGATCACGTGGACGCGGGCGTGCGGGAAGTGGGCGCGGCCGGGCAGACCATAGGCGATATGCGCGTGGCGGTCGCGCAGGTCACCGCGCTGGTGCAGGAAATATCGCAGGCCGCCGCCGAACAGGCGGCCGGTATCGGCGCGATGCACGAAGCGATGTCGGGGCTGGACCGCAACACCCAGGAAAACGCCGCGCTGGCGGAAGAAACCGCCGCCGCGGTGGCGGCGCTGGAGGGCCGCGCGGAACGCCTGCGGCAGGCGGTGGAAGTGTTCCGGCTGGCCCGCGCCGGATCGGTGGATACCGCGTCAGCCGCCGGGCGCCAGGTAGGGCTCGACGACGAGCGGAACGTCTCCATGCTTGACCTGGTGCTTCACGCGGGCGGCCGCCGAGGCGATGTCTTCCGGGCGGATGCGCACGCCTGA